A single window of Pseudomonas benzenivorans DNA harbors:
- a CDS encoding cysteine synthase A — protein sequence MNLREGFIGAIGNTPLIRLARLSEETGCEILAKAEFLNPGGSVKDRAALGIIEDAERSGRLRPRGTVVEGTAGNTGIGLAHICAVRGYRCIIVIPDNQSPEKLELLRHLGAEVRAVPPKPYSDPHNYQKIAGRVAAELPGAIWANQFDNTANREIHYRTTGPEIWRDTEGRIDAFVCATGTGGTLAGVSRYLKEHNAAVRIVLADPMGSALYHWVLDGELLAEGSSITEGIGTSRVTANLQDTLIDSALRIDDQHCIDMVYRLLREEGLFVGSSSGINVSAAVRLAADLGPGHTVVTLLCDRGGLYARRLFNPNWLREKGLTPPV from the coding sequence ATGAACCTGCGCGAAGGTTTTATCGGTGCGATCGGCAATACGCCGCTGATTCGTCTCGCCCGACTCAGCGAAGAAACCGGTTGCGAGATACTGGCCAAGGCCGAGTTCCTCAACCCGGGCGGTTCGGTCAAGGACCGCGCCGCCCTGGGGATCATCGAGGACGCCGAGCGCAGCGGCCGGCTCCGACCCCGTGGCACGGTGGTGGAAGGCACCGCCGGCAATACCGGCATCGGCCTGGCCCATATCTGCGCGGTGCGGGGCTATCGCTGCATCATCGTCATCCCCGACAACCAGTCGCCGGAGAAGCTCGAGCTGCTGCGCCACCTGGGGGCCGAGGTGCGTGCGGTACCGCCCAAGCCCTACAGTGACCCGCACAACTACCAGAAGATTGCCGGACGCGTGGCCGCGGAACTGCCCGGGGCGATCTGGGCCAACCAGTTCGATAACACCGCCAACCGGGAGATTCACTACCGGACCACCGGCCCGGAGATCTGGCGCGACACCGAGGGCCGCATCGATGCCTTCGTCTGCGCCACCGGCACCGGCGGCACACTGGCCGGAGTGTCGCGCTACCTGAAGGAGCACAACGCGGCGGTACGCATCGTCCTCGCCGACCCCATGGGCAGCGCGCTCTACCATTGGGTGCTCGATGGCGAGCTGCTCGCAGAAGGCAGTTCGATTACCGAGGGCATCGGCACCAGCCGGGTGACGGCCAACCTCCAGGACACCCTGATCGACTCGGCCCTGCGGATCGACGACCAGCATTGCATCGACATGGTCTACCGTCTGCTGCGCGAGGAGGGCTTGTTCGTAGGCAGCTCCAGCGGCATCAACGTCAGTGCCGCGGTCCGCCTGGCAGCCGACCTAGGCCCCGGCCACACCGTGGTAACCCTGCTGTGCGACCGCGGTGGCCTGTACGCCCGGCGCCTGTTCAATCCGAACTGGCTACGGGAGAAGGGCCTGACGCCACCGGTCTGA
- a CDS encoding Mut7-C ubiquitin/RNAse domain-containing protein, producing MVRATFRFYEELNDFLAPARRRRAFDCECARAATVKHMIEALGVPHTEVELVLLNGESVGFERMLLDGDRVAVYPKFERLDISPLLKVRDRPLRVLRFVADAHLGGLARLLRMLGFDTLYDNHFEDAAIAELAAHEGRIVLTRDRELLKRSLITHGCYVHALKPAQQLRELFERLDMGRSIKPFSLCLHCNLPLQPLDLEEARERLPSRIGYSYSRFLHCTGCHRLYWEGSHWRNMCDLLAPLLDTDCNSAP from the coding sequence ATGGTTCGCGCGACCTTTCGCTTCTACGAGGAGCTCAACGATTTCCTGGCCCCTGCGCGTCGGCGCAGGGCATTCGACTGCGAATGTGCGCGGGCGGCGACGGTCAAGCATATGATCGAGGCGCTCGGTGTGCCTCACACCGAAGTCGAGCTGGTGCTGCTCAACGGCGAGTCGGTCGGTTTCGAGCGCATGCTGCTGGACGGCGACCGAGTGGCGGTCTATCCGAAGTTCGAGCGTCTGGACATCAGTCCGCTGCTCAAGGTGCGTGACCGGCCGCTGCGGGTGCTGCGCTTCGTCGCGGACGCCCACCTCGGCGGGCTGGCTCGCCTGCTGCGCATGCTCGGCTTCGACACGCTGTACGACAACCATTTCGAGGACGCCGCCATCGCCGAGCTGGCGGCGCACGAAGGGCGCATCGTGCTGACCCGTGACCGTGAGCTGCTCAAGCGCAGCCTGATCACCCACGGCTGTTACGTTCATGCACTCAAGCCCGCCCAGCAACTGCGCGAGCTCTTCGAGCGACTCGACATGGGCCGCAGCATCAAGCCCTTCAGCCTGTGCCTGCACTGCAACCTGCCGCTGCAGCCGCTCGACCTCGAAGAGGCGCGCGAGCGCCTGCCGAGTCGCATCGGTTACAGCTATTCGCGCTTCCTGCACTGCACCGGCTGTCACCGTCTGTATTGGGAGGGCAGTCATTGGCGCAACATGTGCGACCTGCTGGCTCCGCTCCTCGACACGGATTGCAATAGCGCCCCTTGA
- a CDS encoding EAL domain-containing protein, whose product MFTDAEILIVEDSPTQATELQFLLEASGCQTRVARNGVEALTCLAERLPTIVISDIVMPEMDGYELCRQLKGDPRTASIPVILVTSLADARDVVHGLACGADNFIVKPYDEKYLMSRIRYFLVNLELRSNERVQMGVEVVLEGERHFITASRQQILDLLISTYEQGVRLNHELLAKHDELTRTNSLLNCLFEFTSGLTDANSERHVIQTALGRILEFPNAIGAWLLLADGEERAGSLRVAAARGRDGDYSLERLTACSVDCPCRHAWLHDQLSVPSNISGCPALTRMAGQSHASIPLLLGGETIGMLNVVRNKGQTWPEDALVALASIGRQLAMALGRVRLFESLEQLVAQRTQALAQSEALLRKILDNLPVGVSVADSKGRLILSNPENGLIWAGPQPVQLSDYARYQGAWAEHGEPLGAEDWPLARAVRDGRVMRNEVIDIQAFDETHKTTLNSAVPYLDEHGVVQGAIAVIQDVSEQRQRDLEIRIRTRAMEASVNAIVITDNQREDQPIAYVNPAFERITGYRSEEVIGRNCRFLQGQDQDQPELDSIRRALRAEEEGRAVLRNYRKDGSAFWNELRLAPVVNDRGKVSHFVGILHDITEAKGYQEELEHQANHDSLTGLPNRNLLNDRILQAIAFASRNQGLFTLAFMDLDNFKVVNDSLGHNAGDQLLVQVAERLKACAREIDTVARLGGDEFVILLADGGQMTKRLGGLERFKKSVAEPLLLDGQEVVVSCSIGFCCYPEDGSDISTLLRNADTAMYQAKHQGRNRICAFTPQMNEQMQRRLLLEREMRHALQHSEFQVVYQPQLDLHNGRLCGFEALVRWSQAGKTVMPDEFIPLAEETGLIVGIDFYVFDAVCRQLQDWKYLLLNGSIAVNFSAISFMAPEFVERIQQILKQHEVAPSLVKLEVTESMLMTNADEVLSRMRALIAVGIRFSIDDFGTGYSSLGYLKRFPFSELKIDRSFVTDVHLDPDSASLARSMISIGHNLGIKVIAEGVENAEQLGFLRAAGCDELQGYYYSPPLPPKACMQFLGEDGELKLPPLMDGEPVCHLLLIDDEEGVLNALQRELRLENYRVLVASNSVEALNLLATNPVDVVLTDLRLADMNGVEFLRRIRMIYPEIIRMVLSGSTEVRNILKSVNEGVIYRFITKPWDADDLRSQLRDAFAQRQLVQENQRMREQLMAQKR is encoded by the coding sequence ATGTTCACGGATGCCGAAATTCTCATCGTTGAGGACAGCCCGACCCAGGCCACGGAACTGCAGTTCCTGCTCGAGGCGTCCGGTTGCCAGACACGCGTCGCCCGCAACGGCGTGGAAGCCCTGACCTGCCTGGCCGAGCGCCTGCCAACCATCGTCATCAGCGATATTGTCATGCCCGAGATGGACGGCTATGAGCTGTGTCGTCAACTCAAGGGCGACCCGCGCACGGCGAGCATCCCGGTGATTCTGGTCACCAGCCTCGCCGATGCCCGGGACGTGGTGCATGGCCTGGCCTGCGGCGCCGACAACTTCATCGTCAAGCCCTACGACGAGAAGTACCTGATGTCACGCATCCGCTACTTCCTGGTCAACCTCGAGTTGCGCAGCAACGAGCGGGTGCAGATGGGCGTGGAGGTGGTGCTCGAAGGCGAGCGCCACTTCATCACCGCCAGTCGTCAGCAGATTCTCGACCTGCTGATCTCCACCTACGAGCAAGGCGTGCGGCTCAACCACGAGCTGCTGGCCAAACACGACGAACTGACCCGCACCAACTCGCTGCTCAATTGCCTGTTCGAGTTCACCAGCGGTCTGACCGACGCCAATAGCGAGCGTCACGTGATCCAGACTGCCCTGGGACGCATTCTCGAATTTCCCAATGCGATTGGTGCCTGGCTGTTGCTCGCCGATGGCGAGGAGCGGGCCGGTAGCCTGCGGGTGGCCGCTGCGCGGGGCCGTGACGGCGACTACAGCCTGGAGCGCCTGACCGCCTGCTCCGTGGACTGCCCCTGCCGACACGCCTGGCTGCACGACCAGTTGAGCGTGCCGAGCAATATCTCGGGCTGTCCGGCTTTGACGCGGATGGCCGGGCAGAGCCATGCCAGCATCCCGCTGCTGCTTGGGGGCGAGACCATCGGCATGCTCAATGTCGTACGCAACAAGGGCCAGACCTGGCCGGAGGACGCACTGGTCGCCCTGGCCTCGATCGGCCGCCAGCTGGCCATGGCGCTCGGGCGGGTGCGGCTGTTCGAGAGTCTCGAGCAACTGGTGGCGCAGCGCACCCAGGCGCTGGCGCAGAGCGAGGCGTTGCTGCGCAAGATTCTCGACAACCTGCCGGTCGGCGTATCGGTCGCCGACAGCAAGGGCCGGTTGATTCTCAGCAACCCGGAGAACGGCTTGATCTGGGCCGGCCCCCAGCCAGTCCAGCTGAGCGACTACGCCCGCTATCAGGGCGCCTGGGCCGAACACGGCGAACCCCTGGGGGCGGAGGACTGGCCGTTGGCCCGGGCCGTGCGCGACGGTCGGGTGATGCGTAACGAGGTCATCGATATCCAGGCCTTCGACGAGACCCACAAGACCACCCTCAACTCGGCCGTGCCCTACCTGGATGAGCACGGCGTTGTGCAGGGCGCCATCGCGGTAATCCAGGACGTCAGCGAACAGCGCCAGCGTGACCTGGAGATTCGCATCCGCACCCGGGCCATGGAGGCGAGCGTCAACGCCATCGTCATCACCGACAACCAGCGCGAGGACCAGCCGATCGCCTACGTCAATCCGGCCTTCGAGCGCATCACCGGCTACCGCAGCGAGGAGGTGATCGGACGCAACTGTCGTTTCCTGCAGGGCCAGGACCAGGACCAGCCGGAGCTGGACAGCATTCGCCGGGCGCTGCGCGCAGAGGAGGAGGGCAGAGCGGTACTGCGCAACTACCGCAAGGACGGTTCGGCCTTCTGGAACGAGTTGCGCCTCGCCCCGGTGGTCAACGATCGCGGCAAGGTCAGCCACTTCGTCGGCATCCTGCACGACATCACCGAGGCCAAGGGCTACCAGGAAGAACTGGAGCACCAGGCCAACCACGACAGTCTGACCGGGTTGCCCAACCGCAACCTGCTCAATGACCGCATTCTCCAGGCCATCGCCTTCGCCAGCCGCAATCAGGGCCTGTTCACCCTGGCGTTCATGGACCTCGACAACTTCAAGGTGGTCAACGACAGTCTCGGCCACAACGCCGGCGACCAGCTGCTGGTGCAGGTGGCCGAGCGGCTGAAGGCCTGCGCCCGGGAGATCGACACCGTGGCGCGGCTGGGCGGCGACGAATTCGTCATCCTGCTGGCCGACGGTGGTCAGATGACCAAGCGCCTCGGTGGCCTGGAACGTTTCAAAAAGAGCGTCGCCGAGCCGCTGCTGCTCGACGGTCAGGAGGTGGTGGTCAGCTGCAGCATCGGCTTCTGCTGCTACCCCGAGGACGGCAGCGATATCAGCACCCTGCTGCGCAACGCCGATACCGCCATGTACCAGGCCAAGCACCAGGGGCGTAACCGCATCTGTGCCTTCACCCCGCAGATGAACGAACAGATGCAGCGGCGCCTGCTGCTCGAGCGGGAAATGCGCCATGCCCTGCAGCACAGCGAGTTCCAGGTGGTCTACCAACCGCAACTGGACCTGCACAACGGCCGCCTGTGCGGGTTCGAGGCGCTGGTACGCTGGAGCCAGGCGGGCAAGACGGTGATGCCCGACGAGTTCATCCCCCTGGCGGAGGAGACCGGCCTGATCGTCGGCATCGATTTCTATGTCTTCGATGCCGTGTGCCGTCAGCTGCAGGACTGGAAGTACCTGCTGCTGAACGGCAGCATCGCGGTTAACTTCTCGGCCATCAGCTTCATGGCGCCCGAGTTCGTCGAGCGTATCCAGCAGATCCTCAAGCAGCACGAAGTGGCACCGTCCCTGGTCAAGCTGGAGGTGACCGAATCCATGCTGATGACCAACGCCGACGAAGTGCTAAGCCGGATGCGCGCCCTGATCGCGGTGGGCATTCGTTTCTCGATCGACGATTTCGGTACCGGCTATTCTTCCCTGGGCTACCTCAAGCGCTTTCCCTTCAGCGAACTGAAGATCGATCGCAGCTTCGTCACCGATGTTCATCTGGATCCCGACAGTGCCTCGCTGGCCCGCTCGATGATCTCCATCGGCCACAACCTGGGCATCAAGGTGATCGCCGAGGGCGTGGAGAATGCCGAGCAGCTCGGCTTCCTGCGGGCCGCCGGCTGTGACGAACTGCAGGGCTACTACTACTCGCCGCCTTTGCCACCCAAGGCCTGCATGCAGTTCCTCGGTGAAGATGGCGAGCTGAAACTGCCGCCCCTGATGGACGGCGAGCCGGTATGCCATCTGCTGCTGATCGATGATGAGGAGGGGGTGCTCAACGCCCTGCAACGCGAGCTGCGCCTGGAGAATTACCGCGTGCTGGTCGCCAGCAACAGCGTCGAGGCCCTGAACCTGCTGGCGACCAACCCGGTGGACGTGGTGCTGACCGACCTGCGCCTGGCGGACATGAACGGCGTGGAGTTTCTGCGGCGGATCCGGATGATCTACCCGGAGATTATCCGCATGGTGCTCAGTGGCTCCACCGAAGTGCGCAACATCCTCAAGTCCGTCAACGAGGGGGTGATCTACCGCTTCATCACCAAACCCTGGGACGCCGACGACCTGCGCAGCCAGCTGCGCGACGCCTTCGCCCAGCGGCAGCTGGTGCAGGAAAATCAGCGCATGCGTGAACAACTGATGGCGCAGAAGCGCTGA
- a CDS encoding putative bifunctional diguanylate cyclase/phosphodiesterase yields MLIASYDFSLVLISLAVAVLAAYTALNLAGRIATAKGPAQSLWTCGGALAMGIGIWSMHFIGMLAMSLPIPLGYDLSITLLSLAMAVLASGFALWLVSQAQMPRWHWLLGSLAMGAGISAMHYLGMQALRMQPGIEYDPLLFGLSLLIAVAASAASLWIAFRLRLPGPSVRLARAGAALIMGGAIVGMHYTGMAAAGFPLDSICLAADAGLDTAWLASLVVIVTFAVLAIALLTSVLDARMESRIAQLSASLAEANRELTELALHDSLTKLPNRLLLEDRVGQSIHKMARRNGHFALMFMDLDGFKPVNDAYGHHLGDLLLCAVADRLRQRLRAQDTLARVGGDEFVLLAELREPDDAVNLAGQIVQLIGQPFLVGEHELRVSTSVGIALYPGDGEDQQTLLLNADAAMYHAKGAGKNGYSFFEASMNANARNQLQLLHDLRMALERNEFRLYYQPKFDALDGRPTGAEALLRWQHPERGIVSPAEFIELAEKTGMIILIGEWVLDQACRQMRQWYEQGRQDWRVAVNLSALQFCHVGLIDSVADALQRHALPANCLTLEITETTAMSDADATLQVLNRLAEMGVDLSIDDFGTGYSSLLYLKRLPANELKIDRGFVSDLVHDSDDAAIISAIVALGQALNLRIVAEGVETLQQKSFLTELGCNALQGFLLGHPLPAEQFIQALADSVPITA; encoded by the coding sequence ATGTTGATTGCGAGCTACGACTTTTCCCTGGTATTGATCTCCCTGGCGGTGGCAGTGCTGGCCGCCTATACCGCCCTGAACCTGGCTGGGCGTATCGCCACGGCCAAGGGGCCAGCGCAGTCCCTGTGGACCTGTGGAGGGGCTCTGGCCATGGGCATCGGCATCTGGTCGATGCATTTCATCGGCATGCTCGCCATGAGCCTGCCGATCCCCCTGGGTTATGACCTGTCCATTACCCTGTTATCGCTGGCCATGGCAGTGCTCGCCTCCGGCTTTGCCCTGTGGCTGGTAAGCCAGGCGCAAATGCCACGCTGGCATTGGCTGCTCGGCTCCCTCGCCATGGGCGCTGGCATCAGCGCCATGCATTACCTGGGCATGCAGGCCCTGCGCATGCAGCCCGGTATCGAATACGATCCACTGCTGTTCGGGTTGTCCCTGTTGATCGCCGTGGCCGCCTCTGCGGCTTCGCTGTGGATCGCCTTCCGCCTGCGCTTGCCCGGGCCTTCGGTGCGCCTGGCCCGTGCCGGCGCGGCGCTGATCATGGGGGGCGCGATTGTCGGCATGCACTACACCGGCATGGCCGCAGCCGGCTTTCCGCTCGACAGTATTTGTCTGGCGGCAGACGCTGGCCTGGACACTGCCTGGCTGGCCAGTCTGGTCGTCATCGTGACTTTCGCGGTGCTGGCCATCGCCTTGCTCACCTCGGTGCTGGATGCGCGCATGGAGTCGCGGATCGCCCAGTTGAGCGCGTCCCTGGCGGAGGCCAACCGGGAACTGACCGAGCTGGCGCTGCATGATTCCCTGACCAAACTGCCCAACCGTCTGCTGCTGGAAGATAGGGTCGGCCAGAGTATTCACAAGATGGCGCGCAGAAACGGCCATTTCGCGTTGATGTTCATGGATCTGGATGGCTTCAAGCCGGTCAACGACGCCTATGGCCATCATCTCGGCGACCTGCTGTTGTGCGCCGTGGCCGACCGCCTGCGCCAGCGCTTGCGCGCGCAGGACACCCTGGCCCGGGTCGGCGGCGATGAGTTCGTGCTGTTGGCGGAACTGCGCGAGCCCGACGATGCGGTGAACCTCGCCGGCCAGATCGTCCAGCTGATCGGCCAGCCGTTTCTGGTGGGCGAACATGAACTGCGGGTCTCCACCAGCGTCGGCATCGCCCTCTATCCCGGCGACGGCGAAGACCAGCAGACCCTGCTGCTGAACGCCGACGCCGCCATGTACCACGCCAAGGGCGCGGGGAAGAACGGCTACAGCTTCTTCGAGGCGTCGATGAACGCCAACGCGCGCAACCAGTTGCAGCTGTTGCACGACCTGCGCATGGCGCTGGAGCGAAACGAATTCCGCCTCTACTACCAACCCAAGTTCGACGCTCTGGATGGCCGGCCGACGGGCGCCGAAGCCTTGCTGCGCTGGCAGCACCCGGAGCGCGGCATCGTGTCGCCGGCCGAATTCATCGAACTGGCGGAAAAGACCGGGATGATCATCCTCATCGGTGAGTGGGTACTCGACCAGGCCTGTCGGCAGATGCGCCAATGGTACGAGCAGGGCCGCCAGGACTGGCGCGTGGCGGTGAACCTGTCGGCACTGCAGTTCTGTCACGTCGGGCTGATCGACAGCGTCGCCGATGCCCTGCAGCGGCATGCCCTGCCGGCCAACTGCCTGACCCTGGAAATCACCGAGACCACGGCAATGAGCGATGCCGATGCGACCCTGCAGGTGCTCAATCGCCTGGCCGAAATGGGCGTCGACCTGTCCATCGACGATTTCGGTACGGGCTACTCCAGCCTGCTTTACCTCAAGCGCTTGCCGGCCAACGAGCTGAAGATCGACCGGGGCTTCGTCAGCGATCTGGTGCACGACAGCGACGATGCGGCGATCATCTCCGCCATCGTCGCCCTGGGCCAGGCGCTGAACCTGCGCATCGTCGCCGAAGGGGTGGAAACCCTGCAGCAGAAGAGCTTTCTCACAGAACTCGGCTGCAACGCGCTGCAGGGCTTTCTGCTGGGTCACCCACTGCCCGCCGAGCAGTTCATCCAGGCGCTGGCCGACAGCGTACCGATAACGGCCTAA
- a CDS encoding SDR family oxidoreductase: MSKVAIVTGASRGIGAAIAKRLAAEGIRVVVNYTSRPADAEQVVRDIVGAGGEAYAVLADVSDPVAVEALFDQAEVHFGAVDILINNAGIIQPGMVSLADSDDALYQRLFAINTKGTFNTLRLAATRLRQGGRIVNFSSSAVALALPGYSLFAASKAAVESLTQVFSKELRGRCICVNAIAPGPTATDLFLNGKSAEMVERLAKQAPLERLGTPEDIANVVAFLVGEEGDWVNGQVLQANGGLI, encoded by the coding sequence ATGTCAAAAGTAGCCATAGTCACAGGCGCCTCGCGGGGCATTGGCGCCGCCATCGCCAAGCGGCTGGCCGCCGAGGGCATTCGTGTGGTGGTGAACTACACCTCGCGCCCCGCCGATGCCGAGCAGGTGGTCCGCGACATCGTTGGCGCCGGTGGGGAAGCCTATGCGGTGCTGGCAGACGTCAGCGACCCGGTCGCGGTCGAAGCACTGTTCGACCAGGCCGAGGTGCACTTCGGCGCGGTCGACATCCTGATCAACAACGCCGGGATCATCCAGCCCGGCATGGTCAGCCTCGCCGACAGCGATGACGCGCTGTACCAGCGGCTGTTCGCGATCAACACCAAAGGCACCTTCAATACCCTGCGCCTGGCGGCAACGCGCCTGCGCCAGGGCGGACGCATCGTCAACTTCTCCTCCAGCGCGGTGGCCCTGGCGCTACCGGGCTATTCGCTGTTCGCCGCCTCCAAGGCCGCGGTGGAAAGCCTCACCCAGGTCTTCTCCAAGGAACTGCGCGGACGCTGCATCTGCGTCAACGCCATTGCCCCGGGGCCGACCGCCACCGACCTGTTCCTCAACGGCAAGAGCGCCGAGATGGTCGAACGGCTGGCCAAGCAGGCTCCCTTGGAGCGTCTCGGCACGCCCGAGGACATCGCCAATGTGGTGGCCTTTCTGGTCGGCGAGGAGGGCGACTGGGTCAACGGCCAGGTCCTGCAGGCCAATGGCGGTCTGATCTAG
- a CDS encoding efflux transporter outer membrane subunit → MKALTPALLALALSACAVGPDYRAPHTSPAQLSSLEAVEHDRSRFERRWWQQFEDPTLNQLIRQSLQENRELRVAFSRLRAARAIRDDVANDRLPTVTGRASSALGKAQQPGVSEQRVSVERYDLGLDMAWELDLFGRLQRQLEASDAQIEVVEADYFQLQVSLIAELVEAYGRLRGAQLREGIARENLSNQRESRAIVEQLRDAGVGSELDVLRSEARLAAVEASVPQLQAEQLRARNRIATLLGQRPEQLAVDLSARPLPAIAKALPIGDPGELLRRRPDVRGAERQLAAATASVGVATADLFPRVSLSGFLGFTAGRGSQLGASAARAWGLAPSLGWAAFDLGSVRARLRGAEAEADGALANYEQQVLLALEETENAFSDYAKTQQQLIALLRQSEASRAAAEQAAIRYREGTVDFLVLLDAERERLAAEDAQAQAEVELYRGIVAIYKALGGGWQPRP, encoded by the coding sequence ATGAAGGCCCTGACCCCTGCCCTGCTCGCCCTGGCGCTCAGCGCCTGCGCCGTGGGTCCGGACTACCGGGCGCCGCACACCTCGCCAGCCCAGTTGTCCAGCCTGGAGGCCGTCGAGCACGACCGCAGCCGCTTCGAGCGACGCTGGTGGCAGCAGTTCGAGGACCCGACCCTGAACCAGCTTATCCGCCAGTCGCTGCAGGAAAACCGCGAGCTGCGGGTGGCATTCAGTCGTCTGCGCGCGGCCCGCGCCATCCGCGACGATGTCGCCAACGACCGCCTGCCGACCGTCACTGGCCGCGCCAGCAGCGCGCTGGGCAAGGCGCAGCAGCCCGGGGTGAGCGAACAGCGAGTCAGCGTCGAGCGTTATGACCTGGGCCTGGACATGGCCTGGGAGCTGGACCTGTTCGGCCGCCTGCAGCGTCAGCTGGAGGCCAGCGACGCCCAGATCGAGGTCGTCGAAGCCGACTATTTCCAGCTGCAGGTCAGCCTGATCGCCGAACTGGTGGAGGCCTACGGCCGGCTCCGCGGTGCCCAGCTGCGCGAGGGCATCGCCCGGGAGAACCTGAGCAATCAGCGCGAGTCACGGGCCATCGTCGAGCAGCTGCGTGACGCCGGTGTCGGCAGCGAGCTGGATGTGCTGCGCAGTGAGGCCCGCTTGGCGGCCGTCGAGGCCAGCGTGCCGCAACTTCAGGCCGAACAGCTGCGCGCGCGCAATCGCATTGCCACCCTGCTTGGCCAGCGTCCGGAACAGCTGGCCGTGGACCTGTCGGCCAGGCCACTGCCGGCCATCGCCAAGGCCCTGCCGATTGGTGATCCGGGCGAGCTGCTGCGGCGCCGGCCGGATGTGCGCGGGGCGGAACGTCAGCTGGCGGCCGCCACCGCGAGCGTCGGCGTGGCCACGGCGGATTTGTTCCCGCGTGTCAGCCTGAGCGGTTTTCTCGGCTTCACCGCCGGTCGTGGCTCGCAACTGGGCGCCTCGGCGGCGCGCGCCTGGGGGCTGGCGCCGAGCCTCGGCTGGGCGGCCTTCGACCTGGGCAGCGTGCGCGCCCGTCTGCGCGGCGCCGAAGCCGAGGCCGACGGCGCCTTGGCGAACTACGAACAGCAGGTACTGCTGGCCCTGGAGGAAACGGAGAACGCCTTCAGCGACTACGCCAAGACCCAGCAACAGTTGATCGCCCTGCTGCGCCAATCCGAGGCCAGCCGCGCGGCGGCCGAACAGGCCGCGATCCGCTACCGCGAAGGCACGGTGGACTTCCTCGTGCTGCTGGATGCCGAGCGCGAACGTCTGGCCGCCGAAGATGCCCAGGCCCAGGCCGAGGTCGAGCTCTACCGTGGCATCGTGGCCATCTACAAGGCTCTGGGAGGCGGTTGGCAGCCCCGGCCCTGA